TCTCTAATTTTGGCTGTTCTCATGTAATATTTGCATTTAGTCTCTAATTCAAAGTGTCTCATACTAACATGAACTGAACCCACTTTTTAATTTCATGGAGTTATTCCTTTGTGGGTTTTGTTGATAATTTCTGATAATGCAGCAGCTCAGATTTCTTTCACTTTTTCAAGTTTTTGTGTGTTAAAACTCTTAtctgaaagaaaataaaatctgggttttgcttttttttccttttcatttgGGTAGATTTCAGATGCTTGAGTAAATGCTTAGCTTAACGATCGACTTGCTTCCAGCTGATTCTAAGCTATTATTTCCTTTGGATAAGCATTTTGCAAATTGATTATTCCTAGGAATTAGCATTGGATGTGTGTGATTAAGGATTAATTCAATCTTTTAAGTTCTTACCGACATACTTCTAGAAGAGATTAGATTATAAAGGTTGGCTACACGCACGAACGACCAGTACCAACTACCAGTAATAACTTTTAGCTTGTGACATTTGGTTCTTCAATAGGGAACCACTTGATAACTGTTACTGACTAAAGTTTGAGATATATATGAAAGAATCAGGCTGACATGTAGTGTTTGCCGAATGATCAAGATAGCTGGTAATGAAAGATGAGCATGTGATGTAATTAACTAGGTTAACCAGACTAACTATGGTGCAGTCTTATCCTACCTTATGGTTGCTGGAGTCTTTGTTTATCCCACATCAGACTAACTGTAATTTTTTAGCGAGCACGAGGTATGGTCTTTATAACTAGCTAATAGCGTGTGACAGCAGGAATATCAAATTTTGTAACAGCGAGAATTTGAATTATCATATCAATATTTTGTTCGGAAATGTTCGAGTTGGGATTGATCAAATAGATTGCAGTGGAATTCTAGCATCATGAGAAATAAAGAGAGGAGAGTTGCACATTAAACTTTGCAAAGGGAAGCAGTGATAGTGCATAGTGGAGTGTTTGGTGAAAATGTTAAAGATTGCACATTCACTGGTCTTCACTAGATCATATTTTTACACAAATGAATTACTGTGAAAACAATTAAAGACTGCAGTGTTGTATGAGAATATTCTTCGAGATAGTCCTCCGCAGATGTTTATGTTCATTAGCCAATTATTGAAGTGTAGAAATTCACCCCTGCTGGCGTATCGAGTACCTTTGATTAGTATTTGTAAACTTCTTTTAAAGAATGAGCATCTTATCTCATTGTTAACATTGCAGGATTACTAAAAAATGGTGACTTTGAAACACCTCCAACAGGTGGGTTCTCGAATGAGGGTGTGGTAGATGGTACAGAATACATCCCTGAGTGGAAAACAAGCGGAACAGTGGAGCTGGTTGAATCAGGACAGAAGCAAGGTGGAATGATCCTCATAGTACCTCAAGGTTTACATGCTGTACGGCTTGGAAATGATGCCCAGATAAGCCAGAATCTCAAGCTTGAGAAGGGGTCGTTGTATTCAATCACCTTCAGTGCTGCAAGAACATGCGCTCAGTTGGAAAGCCTCAATATATCTGTTCCTCCTGCTTCACAGAGCATTGACCTGCAGACCCTTTACAATGTGCAGGGGTGGGATTTTTATTCAGTGGCATTTCAGGCTGATTCAGATGATTCACATGTGGTATTCCAGAATCCAGGCATGGAAGATGACCCTACTTGTGGCCCCATCATTGATGACATTGCCATCAAGAAGCTTTTTACACCTGATAAACCCAAAGGTAAGTACCATTATTCTTAAGTAAGTTAAGTTGCTATAATGAACTGGAATAGGACCTCAAACTGCGCAAGTTGTTGTTTGTGCAATATGGTATTCATGTCTGCTATACATATAGATCTCCTCAAGAGCACCCAGCGTATAAAGAAGATACAATATTTTTAGTTAGGGGAAAATTTACTAGCATGTATTTCTGAAACATCTGAGAATAGATTGTGAAATGCTCCAGTCTGTCCTCCAGAAGGTCAAAGTCTCCCTTAATCTTATAACGTTTTTTACTCTATCGATAGAACACAGACCAGGTTCAGATATAGGGAGCCACAGATGCAAGTGTGTCTGACCAAATGAACTGGTGAAACTTACATGTACAGAAAATTTAGACATATACCCTACTTACATGTtctttttgtacatatttttgaaAAAAGATCATCATAGAAGCATACCATCTAATAGCTTTAAAGCAGTCAAACAGGCCCTCAAAATCGAGCTACAGAATGTCTCTCCTCTGAAGTTCATTATGATGTACATGCCTCTCCAGTAGGGTGGTAAAGACATTGACTGACAACACCCGCTAATGGAGGTCCAAACTCATCACCACCGAAATTTtccaataaaaaagaaaagaaatgctcATTATGAGGTTTCATTCAGTGTTTTACTGAAATATGGATTTGTGTGTGTTTCCTATGGAACAAAATGAAAGATCGCCGGACTTGTTAGGTTTATTGAGCCAAATCATTATACCAGCCCAATCTGATCCATGTATGCAGAAGTTGTATCCTTGCACCAACTCAGGCACTAGTTTAGGATGGGTCTGGCATATAAATTGTAGAATTACTGGAATacattttattttgttcttaCACTGTTCTTTTTTCCCCCTTACTAGTGATTTTTTTATTAGTGTTCACAACAAGATGAAATTTCATGCAGACAATGCTGTGATCAACGGTGACTTTGAAGAAGGGCCTTGGGTGTTTAGAAATACTTCATTGGGTGTTTTGCTCCCTACTCACCTCGACGAAGAGACAACAACATTACCAGGTTGGATCATCGAATCCAACAGGGCTGTCAGATACATCGATTCCTATCACTTTGATGTTCCACAAGGAAAGCGAGCCATCGAATTGTTATCGGGAAAGGAAGGTATCATCTCCCAGATGGTGGAAACGAAACCTGATAAAAAATACAGTCTTACTTTTGCCGTAGGACATGCTGGAGACTCATGTCAGCAGCAACCATTGGCAATAATGGCCTTTGCAGGAGACCAAGTCGCAAACATACATTACATGCCTGGGGCGAACAAAACTTTTGATACTGCAAATGTTACATTCACAGCCAAAGCTGAAAGATCTCGGATAGCATTTTACAGTGTTTATTATAATCAAAGAAGTGATGATAAGAGCTCCCTGTGTGGACCAGTGGTGGATGACGTGAAGGTGTGGGACTTTTCTAAATCTAGCACATCAAAAATTTTATCTGGCAGGTCGAGTCATTTGGCGCTTATGTTTTTGTTTGGTTTATCAGTTTTTGTTTACTAAGGTAGCCTTCATAAACTTTCATGTCATGATGAGGCGGGCAAATGTCCCTTCCTCCAGTTCAAGTACGTGTATCATGCCATTGCAGATTAATCAGGATCAGGCGGTCACTTAAAGACATATAGATATGCACATGTAGTTTTCTCATCAAGTCTTTGAATGCCAGTACTAAGTTTAGTTTTCTTGGTAATATGTTACTTTCTGGTTTTCAGCTGAATCTGTACTTGGTAGTTGTATGTGTAGTAGATATCTATAACTTTTTTCCAAGTTGTACGTTCATATTTTCCCCtccatgttttttcttttttgtcttgCTCCATTTCAAGTCAATTTAAAGTGGGGTATCAAGACTGTCGaccacttattttattttttatactccctctgtccctaGTTAGATGAGttatttgtagtttgcacaaattataaggcaaggaggaaagtggagtatatttaaaggaattttgataaagtacccccgTTTTTTGATATCCATTAAATAAATGCTCCCgttttttttcaaatttgttaaagtaccctTACCGTTTACTTTCACACCTTGGACCCGCATAATTGAGTCAACCGTCATTTACCTAGTCAAAAAATGGGTGAAATTATCGTAAACCCCTACACTATATCTAAGAGTAAGAGGAAGTTCAGCCAACATCTTCCTCttctcttctgtttcttcttctctttctttcttcttattcttcttctccccTGTTCTTCATTCCGGTGATTCTGAGAGTAATTTTGAGAGTATAAGATCGAGAGAAATGGGGCGCGGAAGTTTAGGGAATGACTGGTGATGGtggtattgattcatataatcaGCTCGAACTCAGGGAAAGTAAATCAGgtaaaaaaatttagggtttgtgatCTTTTGATTTTATGTGAAATTAATCATGTTACTGAAGAGTAGAAGAAGGGTTTTcagtgatgaagatgataaagagGGATTAGTAGTTGATTTTAAGCTTTAGTGAGGATTTGAAAGAGATTTAGGGTTCTTGGTGATTGAGTAATTTATAAGAAATTTCGTGGAGTTGATTCTGTTGTTGTTCAGGTGAGTGCAGGTGGCCAGTGATGATATTGCAGGTGGCTGCTTACATGTATGCTTAGGTCACAGGGGAAATTTCGTGGATGAAGGTGAGATCTCAaagaagaattagggttcgttGTTGTTTCCTTCAAGAGCAGGAATAGATTAATTCAAGGGTTTGATGAGATTTTAAAGCTGGAAGAGAAAGGTTGTGTGTATTGAATTCATGGGTTTTGTATGAACTGTGTCCTCCTGAGATtgaagagatgatgatgatgattatgtaaTGAAGAAGAATACTATGCTGCTGAATCGAGAAGAGAGTGATGGAATAGGAAATGGGTTGCACTTGGATTCACAGTTAGGGTTTGTATTGAAGGCTGCTGAGATGAACAAGAAATCAAGATGCAAAGGATATACTGCTGCTCAAATTACATAATGGATCAAGAAGAGCACAAGGAAATTAGGGTCTGGTGGTACTGAAATTGAAACTCTGTAATTGAAGATTTGATAGTGAGAGTTGGTAATGATGTTCTAATGAAGGTTTGTGGTGCAAAACAAGGTTGCAGCTGCTGTACAGATGAAGACTAGGACAACAGTCATGAAAGATGCAATGATGATGAGTTGGTGGTGTTTGAACTATGAACTGGATTTGGTTTATGCGATGTGTAGCTGGTGTTGTATGTCAGGAGTGTGCATTGTAGGGATGTAGCTGAAGTCGAAGTACTAGGATCTCAAGAACTAGAGATGCATTAGGAGATAGGAAATGGCTGGAGTACAGGGTATGAAAGGAGCGTATGAACTGCAATGGACCGAGACAGTGGTGAGTATTGCAGAGGTTGTTTTGAAGTTGGTTGTGTATGGAATGGCTGGTGGAGATGCTAATGGTGCTATGCGTGTTGGTGGTTACAGAATGGATGcagtggtgctggtggtggtggtatgtTAGAGTTGCAGATTGCAACTACAGATGAACAAGGGTTATGGtctattggtggtatgttgatgAACGGGTTTAGAGGAACACCAGATGGTTATGTTGTTGTCTTGGCTGGATGAGAAAGGCATATTATATGTCTCCTAGAGCTGTTGGTAATATATTAATGGAATGTGGAATTGGAGCACAGAAAAAGTGTTGCTCATTACAGGTAATGGTTTATATGCCTTGGCATGTGTAGCTGAACTGAAGCAAATGATGAATGAAGAATGAATGGGTTTGAATAGATGAAATGCTAGGTTGTGCAGGGAAGCAAAGAAATGGCCTGAAATTACTAGTTTATACAGCAAGAAGTTAAATGGAATCTGGTGTTAGTGTTGCAGGCAATAAGTCCCTTCCCTTTATACTACTGATGATGAACTTTCATCAACCTATTTTTCTAGAGAGCATGGTATTAATGTTGCAGGCAATAAGAAGAAGTGGAGTTGACTCGACTCAACTCGACGATTCAAGAAAATCCAACTCTACTCAAGAGGAaggactttttggacattttggCCCTGCCACCTAGGCGTTAACAGCTGCTAACTGCTAATTAccgttttttgaataaaacggtcaagacaagggtactttaacaaattttaaaaaaactGGGGCATTTTTTTAGTGCAATGTTAAAAGTAGGGGTATTTTATCAAAAAGCCCtatatttaagtatttttttaccATTATACGCTTATGggaaataattagtaaaatttagaaacgatttatctcttaaactatacaaaggtttttataaactttataccgttgaaaagcattttaaaacaccttcgcaacgaatataaacatgactatcaaattatacatatttcatatagtaacaataatcaattaaaatgatagttttagaaatacccccttgattagtgaaataactCATCTATTGTTGGACAAAACTAAAAACCAAATAGCTCATCTAATtagggatggagggagtataaaCAATGGCCTTCAAAAAGGGGAATGATCTGACTCAACAGTCGGTCAAAGCCAAATTAGAGGAACATATCGAACCATACCAGAAGAGTTAACTTTAACCCACTAAGCTAAAGTGTGAGCTATATAGAGTTATAAGAATGTGGTTGAAAAGAGAAACTACAAGTAACCAAAAGAGaacggaaaaaaaaatattttaaagatGGCATATGTCCTTTGATCACCATCAAATTTTCAAACTGAAAATTGGTCGATCAATTCTTTTGCATCACCGTGCCACTGGAATTcaccagccatgccagccatgccacatcgccactggcgtacaccaaaacgccattgtgccattatcaggcgccaacacaaggtagccataatcaaaggctacccttactcatgagatgcgatctcagccattgaAGTTCGTcatcgaactgacagacttgtggaaagttttaggcgaccatccaagacgagcctaatagcatcacatgctattttcctgcggcaagactcttgattttaactttccacacgtggaaaagtgctacacgttttccacgaaaacactcgagacatcaaacatgtcacaaactgggggatactcatcagggtattggtctggcggtttacagcgtgcggcgtgcaatagcccgttacaagaaagtgtcataaagcggggcggttagtaatggcaagaagtaatggtgtaaacggatcctttattatggaagcataattcctaacgttacacattactccactcttccaccactcaatcttttccacttcctacgagaccagggtacgttttattacgacttgtataaataggttttacctatttccaccagacaacaagttttggtcggagaacaacacagtatccaaaaatcacctgatagctttccattctgctagccagttctactttctgatataaTTCATAAACAACcgcaccttcagaatcaacgattctggtctcaacactttcttcgcttcccttcctaagaccaacccttctccttcactttgtgaccgaagcaatcctggaacgggcacttcttggtttaggccaggattg
This genomic stretch from Papaver somniferum cultivar HN1 chromosome 5, ASM357369v1, whole genome shotgun sequence harbors:
- the LOC113283294 gene encoding uncharacterized protein LOC113283294 codes for the protein MVGRNIKWIFFTVMYLVVMTNHPSAQAEDGLLKNGDFETPPTGGFSNEGVVDGTEYIPEWKTSGTVELVESGQKQGGMILIVPQGLHAVRLGNDAQISQNLKLEKGSLYSITFSAARTCAQLESLNISVPPASQSIDLQTLYNVQGWDFYSVAFQADSDDSHVVFQNPGMEDDPTCGPIIDDIAIKKLFTPDKPKDNAVINGDFEEGPWVFRNTSLGVLLPTHLDEETTTLPGWIIESNRAVRYIDSYHFDVPQGKRAIELLSGKEGIISQMVETKPDKKYSLTFAVGHAGDSCQQQPLAIMAFAGDQVANIHYMPGANKTFDTANVTFTAKAERSRIAFYSVYYNQRSDDKSSLCGPVVDDVKVWDFSKSSTSKILSGRSSHLALMFLFGLSVFVY